A segment of the Sphingomonas cannabina genome:
AACGGACACTGCCTTGCACCGTCCGCGCCAGGGTACGGACACCCAGCGGCAGCAGATTCTGCTGACCGAAATAGCGATAGACATCGTTGCCGAGCAGGTTCGTCCCTTCGAGGGAAAAGGTCATGAACTTGACGGGAGTGTAGTTGATCGCCGCGTCGAGCCGATAGGTATCGTCGTTGTACCAGGAATATTCCGGATTGTCGGTCCACACCCACAGGCGATAAGGGGAGCGATAATTGAACGCGACGCGCGTGCTGAACTTCGGCGTATCATAATAAAGAGCCGCGTTGGCCGTCCACTTCGAAGTATCGACAGAATCGAACGCACCCGGAAAATCCTCGGGATAGGGATATTCGACGCGAGCGCGGATGATGCGAGTCACATTCAAGCTGGCGCCGAAGTTCTTCCAGAAGCCCGGCAGGAAATCGAAGAAGCTCTGAACCGCGGCCTCCGCGCCGATGAACTCGCCATCGCCGGCGTTACGCTGTTGGGCGACGGTGCCGCTGCGGCCGGGTAGCCCATAGGCGGCAAGATCGTCCACGATTTCGGCGCTATAGTAGGTCCAGTTGGTGACCTTCTTGTAGTATCCCGCCAGCGACGCGGACCCGGCGCGACCGAAATAATGTTCCAGGCTGCCGTCGATCGCCCATTCCTTCTGCGCCTTCAGATCGGGATTGCCGGCATCGACGCGCGGGTTCGCGGCATTGGGATCGACGAAATAGAAGGGACGAAGATCGTAGAAGCTCGGCCGCGAGACATTGGTGGTGTAGGACAGGCGGAGCTGGGTCTTGGAATCGAAGTGCAGCGTGCTCGTGACGCTGGGCAGATAATCCATGAAATTGCCGCGGCCGGTCGCCTGTTCGATGATCAGCGCATTTTCCGGGGCGGGGGAGATGCGATAGTTGAAACTGTTCGACACGCCCCAGGTATTGACCGCGCGCAAACCGATGACGCCATCGATCGGGAAGCCGACATCCAGTCCGTAGTTGAGCTGCGCATAGGCGGCAAAAGTGTTTTCGGTCGACCGGAACGTCTGCCCCTGATCGCTCGGCGGCAGTTCGCTCGCGAAACGCTCCGCATTCCCCGGATCGGTTACCTGGATATACTCGCGGACCGCGGTGATGTTGGCGAGCAGCACCGGGCCGGGAATGCGATACCATTGCGGCGATCCGTCGAGGTCCGGACCGATCATCGCCGCCTGATCGCCCCCCGGCAGAGCCGTGAGCGGAGCAGCCACGCCATTGACGCGCGGAAAACCGTCGCGATAGCCGTAGTAGCGGTCGACCTTGCGCCGGTTGTAACGCACGCCGGCCTGCAGCGAACGCAGGAAGCTGTCATTGCTCAGCGTCAGCGTCAGGTCGGCCTGGGTCGCGAACTCCTTGTTCTTGGAGTCGCCGGCATTGTCCTGGAAGCGATCGACGCCGTAGACCGAGACATCGTCGAGATCGACGCCGTTGAGGGTGATCGACGGGATCGGCCGCGAATAATTGTTCGAGACGAAGTCGATCGTCGCCGAGGCCAGATTCTGCGGGCGCAGGATCTGCTGGACGAAATAATAGCTGTCATTGCTCCAGTTGTACTGCGCGCCGAAGTGGAGCTGCGCCCGGTCGCCCTTCCAGTTCGCCTCGAAGTTCGTGGTGTAGAGGTTGGATTCGAGCGAGTTGTAAGTGCCTTCGATATAGGCCCGGACACCGTTGGGATCGGCAATGGTCAGCTTGCTGATCGTCTGCCCGTCGGGCATCAATTCGATGCCGCTGAACTGCGTGTTCCATTCGCGATTGAGCGTCCACATCTTGTCGATCGAACGCTTTTCCCGCGAACCGAGGTAGCCGCCCTCCAGCACGAACTCCAGTTTGTCCGAAGGTTTCCATTGGAGCACGACGTTGACCGAGGGGCGCGTGACATGCCCGCTCTCCAGCCCATATTGGGTGCGATAGGGGATGACGATGTTCCGCAGGTTGGCGGGAAGATTGTATAGGGGACTGTTCGGATCCGCCTCGCAGCAGACGGTATCCGGCGATTCGCTCTCGACGTAGTTTTCCCGGTAGAAGGTCTTGGTCCACGATCCGTTGACCAGAAAGCCCAGTTCGCCGATCCCCGTCTCGAAACGGTCTCCGACAAGAAGGCTGCCGTAGGGACTGACCTTTTTCGCGAATTCGTCATAGGCGCCACGTGCGCTGCCCGCGATCGTCCATCCCTTCTTGAGGTCCAGCGGGCGCCGCAGCTCGACATTGACGGTTCCGGCAACGCCGCCTTCCACCTGATCGGCCGTGCGCGTCTTGTAGACCTCGACGGATTTCAGCAGCTCGGCGGGAATATCGGCGAGGTTGAGCGAGCGCTCCGTCCCCAGGTTGGTGTTGTTGCCGTTGATCGTCGTCTGCACCTGGCTGAGGCCGCGGATGGTGACGCTCTGCCCCTGCCCGCGCTCGCGATCGATCTGCACGCCGGTCACGCGTGAGAGCGCCTCGGGTACATTGTTGTCCGGCAACTTGCCGGCGTCTTCCGCGACGACGGAATCGACGATCTGCTTGGCGTTCTTCTTCTTGGTCGAAGCCGCCTCGACGCTGCCGCGGACGCCGATCACGAGGATGTCCGACGCGTTCCCTTCCTGGTCGGACGGCAGCGTAGCAGTCTGGTCTGATGAATCGGAGGCCACTTGCGCCAATGCCATCGGCGAGATCGAGGCGAGCGCGAAGACCGGCAGCGCGGTCGACATCCTGAGCAGCGTAAGTGACTTCATCCCCAAACCCCCCTTTTGTTTTTCGGGTCAAACGCCCTACTTTATATCGTATACAAACTATATTATTCTGAGGGAGTCAACAGGGTTGTCACGGAGGGGAAACAAGTGGAGGTGGCGGCTCCGCCCGGTTCGGACAAAGCGGACTCGTGCTCCTGCGAAGGCAGGAGCGTTGGATCGCGGGCACATCGCTCGCGGCCTGGCTCCTGCCTTCGCAGGAGCACTCTGCTTCTATCTGAAGGGGGGTAGAAGCTAGCCGCAGGATGCGGGCGGCTGCTTCCCTTGCTCTCGTATCATCGGCTCGCGAGCGGCGGGCGCCAGCACTTCCCATTCCTGGACCGCGAGGGCGGCGTTGGTCTTGCCGTCGCTCGAAGCGGTCATGACCGCGCGCAGGCAGCGCGTCCTGAGCGGAGGGAAGGTCACCGTCTGGAACGTGCCCGGCGTGGTGCCATAAGCGCCGGCCCCCGGCACCGGCTTCCAGCCGCGATCCCAATATTCGAGGTGCCAGTGCGCCGGCGGCGCCACTCCGATCCCCGATCCCGCCGGCTGGTCGTTCCAGAACCAGATGCGCGACCCGTCGATCGTCACCGGCCGGTTCCAGCGATATTCGATCCACTGGCTGCGGGGATTGTTCGCGGTCCAGCTGCCCCACATGTCGGGCGGCAGCGGCGCGGCCTTGGTGATGCCGTCGTTCAGCGCCTTGATCCAGAACTGCACCGGCACCGGATCGTTGGACGCGGTCGCGAAGGCGGCGCGGGCGATGTTGCGGGTGACGCCAAGCGGCGGCCGCGGGCGCGGCGTGGGCACCACCAGGCGGATCGCGGCGGGCGTCACGCTGTCGTCCCACTCCATCCGGTCGAGCGCGACGCTGCGCCGGAAATGGCCACCGTCCTTCGCATCGGCGGTGTGATAGGCGAGATACCACTGGCCATTGTATTCCACCGCCCCGGCATGGGAGGTGGTGGAGGACACCGGCTTCAGCACGACGCCGCGATAGGTCCACGGCCCCATCGGCGACGGCGCGGTGCCGTAGGCGATGCAGGCGTGATAGAGCGCCGGCGTGCAGTCGGACGCCGGCCCCGCGCGGTTGCCGGCGTAGAGCATGTAGTAGACGCCCTTGCGCTTCATGATCCACGGCGCCTCGAAGAAACCGGTCAGGCCCTCGATGACCTGCTCGGGGCCCTTGGGGGTGATCATGTCGCGTTCGAGCTCGATGCCGCGCAGCCGACCGAAGGTGCCCCAGTAGAGATAGACCCGGCCATCGTCGTCGATCAGCACGGTGGGATCGATATTCTGGATGTCGTTGCGCACCGGCACGCGCTGCGAGACGATCGGGCCGGAGGGGTGCGCGTCGCGCCACGGCCCGGCCGGATTGTCGGCGACGGCGACGCCGATCGCGAAACGGTCCGGCGCGTCGCTGTCCTTCTCCAGCACCGGCGCGTAGAGATAATAGCGCCGGTCCGGCCCCTGCACGATCTGCCCGGCATAGGCACGGCCGGTCTCCGCCCAGGCGAACACCTGCTCCGGCCGCGCGACGGCGGGATAGTGCAGCCACTTGCCCGACGCCGGGTCGTCGGTCCTGAGCAGCTGCCATTCGTTCATGATGAAGTCGTTGACGTCCGGCGGCGCCTCGTCGCGTCCGGCGAGAATCCACAGCGCGCCGTCCGCGACGAACGGCGCGGGATCGGTCGAATAATAGTCGCCGTCGGCGAGGATCGGGTTGCCCGGCGCGATGATCGCGCGCGGTTCCTGCGCCACGCCGGCGGCCGCCATCCCCGCGAGCAGAAGCGGCGCCAGCCTATTCCTCATCGGGATAGGGGCCCTTTCCGCCGTCGGCGATCAGCCGGTCGACGCGCTGGTCGATCACCGGCAGCGGCACCCCGCCCAGCTCGAGCACGGCATCGTGGAAGGCGCGGATGTTGAACCTGGGCCCCAGCGCCTTCTCCGCCTTCCGGCGCGCGTCGAGGAAGGCGAGCTCGCCCATGTAATAGGAGAGCGCCTGCCCCGGCCAGGCGATGTAGCGGTCGACCTCGGTCTCGATCTCGTGGTCGGCGAGCGCGGTATTGTCGTGGAGATATTGCTGCGCCTGCTCGCGCGTCCAGCCCATCGCGTGAATGCCGGTGTCCACCACCAGCCGCGACGCCCGCCATGCCTGGTAGCTCAGCATGCCGAAACGGTCGTAGGGCGTCTCGTACATGCCCATGTCCTCGCCCAGTGCCTCGCAATAGAGCGCCCAGCCCTCGCCATAGGCCGACACATAGGTGTCGCGGCGGAAGGCCGGCAGGTCCTTGTTCTCGGCGGCCAGCGGCATCTGCATCGCGTGGCCCGGCGCGCTCTCGTGCAGCGTCAGCGCGACCTGGGAATAGAGCGGCCGCGCCGGCAGGTTGTAGGTGTTGACGAGGTAGATGCCCGGCCCGCCGCGCCCGCCGGTGTAGAAGGGCGCGATGTCGTCGGGCACCGGCCGGATCGCGAAGCGGCTGCGCGGCAGGCGGCCGAAGAACTGCGACGCCTTGCCGTCGAAAGTCTTGGCGATCCACGCCGCACGGTAGAGCAGCTCCTGCGGCGTCTTGGCATAGAAGCGCGGATCGGTGCGCAGGAAGGTGAGGAACGCCGGCAAATCGCCCTTGAAGTCGACCTGCTTCATGACCTCGGCCATCTGGCCGCGGATGCGCGCCATCTCGGCAAGGCCGATCCGATGGATCTCCTCCGGGCTCTTGTCGAGCGTCACGAATTCACGGATCTTCGAGCGGTAATAGGCCTTGCCGTCGGGCAGCTCGTAGGCGGCGAGTGTCGTGCGCGCGCCGGGGATATATTCTGTCCTGAGGAACGCCAGCAGCTTGGCATGGGCGGGCACCACCGCCTGGGTGATCGCGTCGCGCGCCTCGCCGCGCAGCGCTGCCTGGGTCGCGGCGGGGATGGTCGGCGGCAGCATCTTGAACGGCGCGTAGAAGGGAGATTCCTCCGCGCTCTTCGCATTCGCCACCAGCGCGACGCCGGCATCGCGGCCCTTCAGCGTCACCTGCGGCACGGTGAAGCCGCGCTTGAGGCCCGCGCGCATGTTGGCGATCTGCTGGTCGAAATAGCGGGGAATCTCGCGCAGCATCGCGATGTAGCGCCGGGCGTCCTCCTCGGTGCGGAAGGTGTCGCGTGCGCCTTCGGCCAGTTCCCCCCAGAAGCTGGAGTCGGCGTTCAGCGGCTTCTCGTACTCGCGGTAGCGCTGGGCGGCGAGCAGGGCGTCGATCTGTGCCTTGTAGACCGCGAAGTTGACGCGGTTGGCCGGGGACAGCCGGTTCACGTCGACCCCTGCGAGCTGCTTCTCCACCGCCTCCCAGCGCGCGAGTCGGGCGGCCTGCGCCTCCGGGCCGACGTCGGGGAGCGACGGTTGCTTGTCCTTGGGGCCGTCCTCGCTCGGCCCGGATTGCTTGAGGCGCCAGTCATATTCGGCGGTGTAGATCGCCTTGAACGCCTCGTCGGCGGATTGCGCGGCCGGTTTCTGGGCAGGCGCCGGGGCGGTCCAGATTGCGATTGCTACACCGGCAAGCAGCCAGCGACCCGATATCGTCACGCTCCGTCCCCTTCCTCAATCTAAGCCTTCAGCAACGCCGATATGTCGCGATGGAGCTGCGCCGGAATCCGCACGCCCTCCGTCTCCGACCGGACCCGCGCGGCATAGCGGCGCGCGGACGGCAGGCGCGCGCCCTGTCCCTCGATCGCCTCGAACATCGCCTCGGCGCGGCGCAGGTGGTCCTCCAGGCCCGCGCCCAGGAAACCCGAGGGATCGATCGCGATCACCAGCTCGCCGCCGATCGGCGATCCCATGCGCCCCTGGTCGGCAGCGATCGATTCCGCGCTGGTCATGTCGCCGATCAGCGGCCCGGCGATCAGCTCGACCATCGCCGCCAGCGCCGATCCCTTGTGCCCGCCGAAGGTCCGCATCGCCCCGTTCAGCACCGCGACGGGATCGGTCGACGGATTGCCGGCGTCATCGTAGCCCCAGTCGGGCGGGATCGGCTTGCCGGCGCGGCGATGGAGCTCGATCTCGCCGCGCGCGACCGCGCTGGTGGCGAAGTCGAACACGAACGGCGGCTTGCCCGGCCGCGGCCAGCCGAAGGCGATCGGATTGGTGCCGAACACCGGTTTCGTCCCGCCCTCCGGCGCGACCCAGGCGTGGCTGGGGGTGAAGGCGAGCGCGGCGAGGCCCTCCCCCGCCAGCGCCTCGACCTCCGGCCACAACGCGGCGAAATGGACGACGTTGTTGAGCGCCAGCGCGGCGATGCCGAACCGCCGCGCCTTCTCGACCAGTAGCGGCTTGCCCTGCTCGAACGGCAGCTGGGCGAAGCCGCCGCCGCCGTCGACGCGGACCAGCGCCACGGCTGGCTCCGACAGCACCGGGACCGCATCCGGCACGACAACACCCTTCGCGATCGAGTTGGCCGCAACCAGCAGGCGGTAGAGCCCGTGCGACGCGCAGCCGTCGCGCTCGCCCGCGGCCATGGTGCGCGCGACGGCGGCGGCATGGTCGGGTGCAAGGCCCTGCCGCTCCAGCACCGATCGCGCCAGCGCCTCCGCCTCGCCGAGCGTCAGCGTGACATCGCCGTCTCTGCTCACACCGCCGACCCCGGCTTGGCGGTGAACAGGCGGACGCCGAACACCGGGCCGGCCGAGCTGCGATCGTGCGGCACGAACTTCACGCGGACGCTGCTCTTGCCCTTGGTCAGCGCTTCGGGGATCGGATATTCGACGTCGAAGAACTTGCCGGGCCGGTCGTTGGCCAGCGCCTGGGTGGCGAGCTTCACGCCGTCGACCAGGATGTCGAAGCTGCGCTGGCGCTCGCCGCCCCAATAGGTCGCCTGGAGGAGCAGCGGGCCCGGCTTCACTTTCATGGCGAACTCGAAATAGCCGCCGGAGCGGGCATCGCGGCCGTTCCGCCCGCGGTAGGAGACCGGATAGGAGATCTCCGACGTCAGCCCATGGTCGCGCTCGGGCTGCATCTCGCCGAGGTGCATGATATCCACCGATCGGGCGGCGATGTCCTTCTGCCGCGCCTGCTCGGCCAGGAAAGCCGCCTCCTCGGTCTTCCATGCCGCTTCGGAGAAGCGCTTGAAGTAGACCGCGCTGCGCCGCTCGTACTGGCTGTAGAACGGCACGAAGGCGAGGTCCTCCGGCCGGATGATGCCCCGCGTCCGGTAGCGCGGTCGACTCGACACGATCGGGGTGAAGGCGGCGAGCGGGTTCTCGCCCACCATCGCCGGCTCGACGCCGGTCCAGTCCTTCTCGATGGGGCCGAGATCGGCCGCCATCACCAGCGGCCCGCACAGCACCGCCACGGTGTCGTCGGCGCCCGGCGCGGATTCGAGGCGCAGCTCGAGCGGCAGGCGGAGCGTCACCACATCCCCCTTCTTCCAGCGACGCGTGATGACGGCATAGCCGTTCGCCGGGGTGGCGGGGACGCTCTCCCCGTTGACGGCGATCGTCGCGCGGCCGCCGGCCCAGCCGGGGATGCGCAGCGCCAGCGCGAACCGTCCCTGACGCACCGCGTTCAGCGTCAGGCGGACGTCGGGCTCGAACGGATATTCGGTCTCCAGCGACAGCGCGACGCCTTTGGCCTTCCACTCGGCGTCGGCGGGGATGTAGAGGTTCACGAACAGCGTGTCGCCGCCGTCCCAGAAGATCGAATCGCCGTGCTTGGCATGGCTTTCCATCCCCGATCCGACGCAGCACCAGAAAGCGTCCTCGTCGGGCTGCGAATAGCCGCGTGCCGCGCCGCTCATCAGCGGGGTCATGTAGGTGAAGCCGGCGTTGGCCGGGTTCTGCGCCGACATCACATGGTTGAGATGCGCGCGCTCGTAATAGTCGAACAGCGCGCCGTCGGGCTGCCACGAATAGAGGTGCCGCGTCAGCTTGAGCATGTTGTAGGTGTTGCAATGCTCGCAGGTCTGCTCGGTCAGGTGCAGCGCGGTTGAGTCCGGCTCGAAGAAATATTCGCGGTCGGCGTTGCCGCCGATCACGTAGCTGTGATGCTGCGTCACCCGCTCCCAGAAGAAGCGCGCGGCGCGCGCGGGCGCTTCGTTACCGGTCAGTTCGTGGATGCGCGCCAGGCCGATCAGTTTGGGGACCTGCGTGTTGGCGTGGAAGTTGGCGAGCTTGTCCTCGCCGGCGGCCAGCGGATCGAGCACCTTGCGGTCATAGAGGCGCTCGGCGACCTTCAGCCAGCGCGGGTCGCCGGTGCGGGCGTAAAGCTCCGCATAGCTTTCGTTGAGACCGCCGTATTCGCAGCCGAGCAGCTGCTGCATCTGCGCATCGTCGAGTGCGGCGAACACTGTCTCGAAATAGCTGCCGAGGCCGGTCACTACCTCCAGCGCCTTGGCATTGCCCCAGGCGCCGTGGACGTCGAGGAGGCCGGCGAAGATCTTGTGGACCGTATAGAGCGGCGACCAGGAGCCGTTGAGGTCGAAGCCGCCCGACTTGATCTCGCCGCGCATCACCTCGGGGAAGATTTCCTCGCCGTCGACGATCTTGCCGTCCTTGGTCTTGCGGCCCAGCGCGCCGACATAGCCGTCGCTGCGCTTCGCCTGGCACAGCGCCAGCTCGTCGACGATATAGTCGGCGCGGCGGCGGCATTCGGCGTCGCCGGTCTGCTGCCAGGCGAGCACCAGCGCGGTCATGTAATGGCCGAGCGTGTGCCCGGCGATCGTGTCGGACTCCCAGCCGCCGTAGATCGGCGCCTTGGGCTCCAGCCCCGCATATTTGCGGAAATTGTGCAGCAGCCGGTCGGGGCTCAGCGAATGGAGATAGGCGGTGTTGACCTCGACCGCGGTCGCATAGTCCGAGGGGCGCAGGCGCACGTCGGTCAGCGGCAGCGGCTTCGCGCGCGGCGGAATCCCTGGCGCCAGCGCTGCCATGGCGGACGTGGAGACGTTGCAGACAGCCAGCGCGGCAACGCCCGCCATCCATTCGCGGCGACTGGCTTTCATCGCGTCAATAACTCCTATCGAATATCGTATACCATACGATAGGCCGGCTGTCCCGGCTGTCAATCCCGAACTCAGTGTCCCTCTCCCATTGGGAGAGGGAAGGAGCCGCGAAGCGGCGGGAGGGTGAGGGTGACTGTGGTGAGTGAGGTCACCCTCACCCTCCCAAGGGGAGAAGGATGGCCTTACCTCCGCAACACCACCTGCATGTCGGCGAGCGCAAGCTCGATCAGGACGCGCATCGCCTTCTGCGCCTGGCGCGCATTGCGGGCGGCGATCTCCTCGAACAGCTTGCGGTGTTCCGGCATTGGATCGCGAGGCGTCTGCTGCACGCGCTGCTTGATCGTCGTGGTCCAGGCGATCGCCGCCATGATCGAGCTCGAAAGCGCATGGATCATCTCGTTATGCGTCGCTTCCATCAGCAATCCGTGGAACCGCTGGTCGGCCGCGCGCCCCTTCTCGGTCGCGAGCGTCTGGTGCTCCATCGTGTCGAGGGCATTGGCCATGTCGACGAGCTGGTCGTCGCTCCGGCG
Coding sequences within it:
- a CDS encoding TonB-dependent receptor, whose product is MKSLTLLRMSTALPVFALASISPMALAQVASDSSDQTATLPSDQEGNASDILVIGVRGSVEAASTKKKNAKQIVDSVVAEDAGKLPDNNVPEALSRVTGVQIDRERGQGQSVTIRGLSQVQTTINGNNTNLGTERSLNLADIPAELLKSVEVYKTRTADQVEGGVAGTVNVELRRPLDLKKGWTIAGSARGAYDEFAKKVSPYGSLLVGDRFETGIGELGFLVNGSWTKTFYRENYVESESPDTVCCEADPNSPLYNLPANLRNIVIPYRTQYGLESGHVTRPSVNVVLQWKPSDKLEFVLEGGYLGSREKRSIDKMWTLNREWNTQFSGIELMPDGQTISKLTIADPNGVRAYIEGTYNSLESNLYTTNFEANWKGDRAQLHFGAQYNWSNDSYYFVQQILRPQNLASATIDFVSNNYSRPIPSITLNGVDLDDVSVYGVDRFQDNAGDSKNKEFATQADLTLTLSNDSFLRSLQAGVRYNRRKVDRYYGYRDGFPRVNGVAAPLTALPGGDQAAMIGPDLDGSPQWYRIPGPVLLANITAVREYIQVTDPGNAERFASELPPSDQGQTFRSTENTFAAYAQLNYGLDVGFPIDGVIGLRAVNTWGVSNSFNYRISPAPENALIIEQATGRGNFMDYLPSVTSTLHFDSKTQLRLSYTTNVSRPSFYDLRPFYFVDPNAANPRVDAGNPDLKAQKEWAIDGSLEHYFGRAGSASLAGYYKKVTNWTYYSAEIVDDLAAYGLPGRSGTVAQQRNAGDGEFIGAEAAVQSFFDFLPGFWKNFGASLNVTRIIRARVEYPYPEDFPGAFDSVDTSKWTANAALYYDTPKFSTRVAFNYRSPYRLWVWTDNPEYSWYNDDTYRLDAAINYTPVKFMTFSLEGTNLLGNDVYRYFGQQNLLPLGVRTLARTVQGSVRFRF
- a CDS encoding family 43 glycosylhydrolase translates to MRNRLAPLLLAGMAAAGVAQEPRAIIAPGNPILADGDYYSTDPAPFVADGALWILAGRDEAPPDVNDFIMNEWQLLRTDDPASGKWLHYPAVARPEQVFAWAETGRAYAGQIVQGPDRRYYLYAPVLEKDSDAPDRFAIGVAVADNPAGPWRDAHPSGPIVSQRVPVRNDIQNIDPTVLIDDDGRVYLYWGTFGRLRGIELERDMITPKGPEQVIEGLTGFFEAPWIMKRKGVYYMLYAGNRAGPASDCTPALYHACIAYGTAPSPMGPWTYRGVVLKPVSSTTSHAGAVEYNGQWYLAYHTADAKDGGHFRRSVALDRMEWDDSVTPAAIRLVVPTPRPRPPLGVTRNIARAAFATASNDPVPVQFWIKALNDGITKAAPLPPDMWGSWTANNPRSQWIEYRWNRPVTIDGSRIWFWNDQPAGSGIGVAPPAHWHLEYWDRGWKPVPGAGAYGTTPGTFQTVTFPPLRTRCLRAVMTASSDGKTNAALAVQEWEVLAPAAREPMIREQGKQPPASCG
- a CDS encoding DUF885 domain-containing protein, whose amino-acid sequence is MTISGRWLLAGVAIAIWTAPAPAQKPAAQSADEAFKAIYTAEYDWRLKQSGPSEDGPKDKQPSLPDVGPEAQAARLARWEAVEKQLAGVDVNRLSPANRVNFAVYKAQIDALLAAQRYREYEKPLNADSSFWGELAEGARDTFRTEEDARRYIAMLREIPRYFDQQIANMRAGLKRGFTVPQVTLKGRDAGVALVANAKSAEESPFYAPFKMLPPTIPAATQAALRGEARDAITQAVVPAHAKLLAFLRTEYIPGARTTLAAYELPDGKAYYRSKIREFVTLDKSPEEIHRIGLAEMARIRGQMAEVMKQVDFKGDLPAFLTFLRTDPRFYAKTPQELLYRAAWIAKTFDGKASQFFGRLPRSRFAIRPVPDDIAPFYTGGRGGPGIYLVNTYNLPARPLYSQVALTLHESAPGHAMQMPLAAENKDLPAFRRDTYVSAYGEGWALYCEALGEDMGMYETPYDRFGMLSYQAWRASRLVVDTGIHAMGWTREQAQQYLHDNTALADHEIETEVDRYIAWPGQALSYYMGELAFLDARRKAEKALGPRFNIRAFHDAVLELGGVPLPVIDQRVDRLIADGGKGPYPDEE
- a CDS encoding Ldh family oxidoreductase, giving the protein MSRDGDVTLTLGEAEALARSVLERQGLAPDHAAAVARTMAAGERDGCASHGLYRLLVAANSIAKGVVVPDAVPVLSEPAVALVRVDGGGGFAQLPFEQGKPLLVEKARRFGIAALALNNVVHFAALWPEVEALAGEGLAALAFTPSHAWVAPEGGTKPVFGTNPIAFGWPRPGKPPFVFDFATSAVARGEIELHRRAGKPIPPDWGYDDAGNPSTDPVAVLNGAMRTFGGHKGSALAAMVELIAGPLIGDMTSAESIAADQGRMGSPIGGELVIAIDPSGFLGAGLEDHLRRAEAMFEAIEGQGARLPSARRYAARVRSETEGVRIPAQLHRDISALLKA
- a CDS encoding glycoside hydrolase family 127 protein, translated to MKASRREWMAGVAALAVCNVSTSAMAALAPGIPPRAKPLPLTDVRLRPSDYATAVEVNTAYLHSLSPDRLLHNFRKYAGLEPKAPIYGGWESDTIAGHTLGHYMTALVLAWQQTGDAECRRRADYIVDELALCQAKRSDGYVGALGRKTKDGKIVDGEEIFPEVMRGEIKSGGFDLNGSWSPLYTVHKIFAGLLDVHGAWGNAKALEVVTGLGSYFETVFAALDDAQMQQLLGCEYGGLNESYAELYARTGDPRWLKVAERLYDRKVLDPLAAGEDKLANFHANTQVPKLIGLARIHELTGNEAPARAARFFWERVTQHHSYVIGGNADREYFFEPDSTALHLTEQTCEHCNTYNMLKLTRHLYSWQPDGALFDYYERAHLNHVMSAQNPANAGFTYMTPLMSGAARGYSQPDEDAFWCCVGSGMESHAKHGDSIFWDGGDTLFVNLYIPADAEWKAKGVALSLETEYPFEPDVRLTLNAVRQGRFALALRIPGWAGGRATIAVNGESVPATPANGYAVITRRWKKGDVVTLRLPLELRLESAPGADDTVAVLCGPLVMAADLGPIEKDWTGVEPAMVGENPLAAFTPIVSSRPRYRTRGIIRPEDLAFVPFYSQYERRSAVYFKRFSEAAWKTEEAAFLAEQARQKDIAARSVDIMHLGEMQPERDHGLTSEISYPVSYRGRNGRDARSGGYFEFAMKVKPGPLLLQATYWGGERQRSFDILVDGVKLATQALANDRPGKFFDVEYPIPEALTKGKSSVRVKFVPHDRSSAGPVFGVRLFTAKPGSAV